The Stackebrandtia nassauensis DSM 44728 genome includes the window GGTTGTTCGTCCGCAGGGGATCGACGGTGATCGTGGAGGCGCCGAACTGGCCGGGCTGTCTGGATGTGTTGCGGGAGGCGGGTGCCCGGCTGGTGGGGGTGCGGCTGGACGAGGAGGGGATGCGGATCCAGGAGCTGGCCGAGGCGATCCAGCGGCACCGTCCGGACCTGGTGTACCTGATGCCGACGTTCCACAATCCCACCGGCACCCTGATGTCGGCGCCGCGACGGCGCTGGATCGCCGATCTGTGTGCCCGGCATGGGGTTCCGGTCGTGGAGGACAACGCCTACTGCTCGACCATCGGGGTGGAGCCGCCGTCACCGCTGGCGGCCTTCGCACCGGAGGGCTCGACGGTGGTGTCGGTCGGGTCGCTGACCAAGACGGTGTGGGCGGGGCTGCGGATCGGTTGGGCGCGAGCCGATGCGGACCTGGTGCGACGGCTGGCCCGGCTCAAGGCGCTGGCCGACCTGGGCTGTCCCGTCATCGACCAGGCGGTGGCGGCGCGGCTGCTGCCTCGCTGGGACGACCTGTCGCGCGAGCACGCCGAGCTGCTGTCGCGACGGCTGGACCTGTTGCGGCGGTTGCTGTCGCGACGGTTGCCGTCCTGGCGCTGGCGGGACCCCGACGGCGGCTCAGCGCTGTGGATCGAACTGCCGGACACCGACGCGGCCGACTTCGCCCACGTGGCGCTGCGGCACGGCGTCGAGGTGACGGCCGGAGCCGCGAGCGAGGTCGCGGGCGACGACGACGCGGCTGGGGCCTTCGGTGCGTGGATCCGGCTGCCGTTCACATTCGCCGAGGACGTGCTGACCGAGGCCGTCGATCGGCTGGCCACAGCGTGGGAACGCATGGAGGCGGGCAAGCGCGCGTAGCGGCCAGCGGCCAGCGGCCAGCGGCCAGCGGCCAGCGGCCAGCGGCCAGCGGCCAGCGGCCAGCGGCCAGCGGATTATGCCGCGATGCTGGAGCGGCGCCTGGGCTCACTGTGGCTGTCCACGTACCACTCGAGGTTCTCGGCGAGCAGTGCGCGGATCATGCCGACGTCGTGGGTGTCGCCGGGCTGGCGCAGGTGGTACGGCGGCGGGTAGAAGCAGTCGCCAAGGAAGGCCACCGAGGACTCGCGGTCGATGACGATGGTCGAGTCGACGGTGTGCTGGCCGCCGACGTGGCGGACCTCGATGCCGCCGGGCACCCACAGCGAGTCGCTGAACGTCGTGTGCGGCGGCACGATCGTGAAGTCGTCCCAGCCGTCCATGGCGGCGGCGCGAGCGCTGAAACTGGGTTCCAGCAACGGATCGGCCTTCATCTGCTCGGCCAGGTACTCGTGGCTCCAGGGCCGCCGGGCCTCGTTGGCCAACAGCGCCGCACCCGAGTCGTGGCCGATGATCTCGACGTCGTCCCAGGCACAAGCGCCCCAGGTGTGGTCCCAGTGGTGGTGGGTGTAGACGAGCCGCCGCGCGGCGGGCAGTCCGGCCTCGGCGATCGCCGCCTGGACCTGTCGGGCATGCGCGGGGCTTTGGCCCGCGTCCACGACGGTGCTGCCGTCCGGGTCGGCGATGACGCCGACACCGCCGCGCACCTTCGCCGGGTCGGGGTCGGCCGGGTACCACCACGCTCGTCCGGACAGCTGCCGCAAGGTCATGGCGGCCATTGTGCCCGCCGCTGCCGCGGCCCGCGGCTACCGGTGATGTAGCGCACAAACCGCTGACTCCAAAAGTTGAGTCCCCTAGGCTCAACCCAATTTCTTGAGCGACCCACACTCAAGTTTCCCCGGACGAGCGAGGCTACATGACCGAAACCCCCACCGGCCTGCTGCGACGCAACCGCGACTTCCGCAACGTATGGGCCGCCGACGCGCTCAGCACCGTCGGCACCCGGTTGAGCATGCTGGCGTTGCCACTGTTGGCACTGCTGACCCTGGACGCGACCCCGTTGGAGGTCGCGCTGCTGCGGACCTTGGAGACCCTGGCCTGGCTGGTCCTCGGTCTGGTCGCGGGGGCCTGGATGGACCGGATTCGCTGCCGGGGCGTCCTCATCGCCGCCGATCTGGGACGCGCGGCGGTGCTCGCGTCGATCCCGATCGCCTATCTGGCCGGGGTTTTGACGTTGACCCAGTTGTTCGTCGTCTCGCTGCTGGCCGGGATCGGCAAGGTGTTCTTCGGCGTCGCCGCCACCACCTACCTGCCCCGGCTGCTGCCGAAGGAGGACCTCGTCGACGCCAACGCCAAGCTGGCCACGAACCTGTCGATGGCCGCGGTGCTGACCAGCGGTGGCGGCGGCTTCGTCATCCAGTGGCTCACGGCGCCGATCGCCATCGCCGTCGACGCGGCCAGTTTCGTGTGGTCGGCGCTGTGGCTGCGCGGCATCCGCAAGGTCGAAACCGTTCCGCGACAGGACAACCCGCCGCACCTGCGCCGCGACATCGCCGAGGGCTGGCGGTTCGTGGTGGGGCATCCGCTGTTGCGCGCCCTGGCGGGCCTGTCGGTGTGCACCGTGTTCTTCCAAGCCGTGCACGACGCCGTCTGGATCACGTTCCTGGTGCGGGAGTTCGGGCTGTCGGCCGGGGTCATCGGCCTGTTGGGAATGTCGGGCCTGCTGGGCGCGGTGCTGTCGGGTTTCGTGACGTCCCGCATCGCGCGACGGCTCGGCAACGTCCGCGCCGCGGTGGCCGCCGCGGTGTGTTTCGCGGTGGGGTTCGCGCTGTTCCCGTTCACGCTGCCGGGCTGGGGGCTCAGCGTCGCCGTCGTCGCGGGCTTCATGGTCAGCTTCTCCATCATCACCTTGAGCGTGATGCGCTCCAGCATCCGGCAGCTGCTGTGCCCGGAGCACCTTTATGGACGCGTCGGGGCCACCATGGAGTTCATGATCTGGGGCACCATGCCGCTGGGCAGCCTCGCCGGTGGTCTCATCGCGACTGTGACCGACCTGCGCACGACCCTGTGGATCGTCGGCGCCGGGACACTGCTGTCGCTGTTGTGGATCGTGCTGTCGCCGTTGCGGACGACGCGCGAGATCGAGCTGGCGGCCGTTTAGACCAGTTCGTCGACGAGTTCGGCGACCTCGAACACCCGGTCGGGTGTGGTCAGATGCCCCAGGCCGGGCCAGACGCGAAGCTCGACCCCCAGCCGCGCCGCCACGGGCTTCGCGAGCCGCGCCGGGGACAGGAACCTGTCGAACTCGCCGACCGACACCAGGCACGGTGTCCTCGCCCGGTCGGCCAGCAGCCGGCTCGGCAACGGTGGCGGCGCCAGTGTGGAGCGGCAGTACCGGGCCACCAGCGT containing:
- a CDS encoding MFS transporter, with the translated sequence MTETPTGLLRRNRDFRNVWAADALSTVGTRLSMLALPLLALLTLDATPLEVALLRTLETLAWLVLGLVAGAWMDRIRCRGVLIAADLGRAAVLASIPIAYLAGVLTLTQLFVVSLLAGIGKVFFGVAATTYLPRLLPKEDLVDANAKLATNLSMAAVLTSGGGGFVIQWLTAPIAIAVDAASFVWSALWLRGIRKVETVPRQDNPPHLRRDIAEGWRFVVGHPLLRALAGLSVCTVFFQAVHDAVWITFLVREFGLSAGVIGLLGMSGLLGAVLSGFVTSRIARRLGNVRAAVAAAVCFAVGFALFPFTLPGWGLSVAVVAGFMVSFSIITLSVMRSSIRQLLCPEHLYGRVGATMEFMIWGTMPLGSLAGGLIATVTDLRTTLWIVGAGTLLSLLWIVLSPLRTTREIELAAV
- a CDS encoding PLP-dependent aminotransferase family protein — encoded protein: MDRSWEAGALAELLGTWAGADRPLYLALADAIQELAEAGDLAIGDRLPAERALAATLALSRSTVVAAYRELRRREVASSARGSGTTVRPAARTRPTTTDGRVAGGTAASIFERLVDEPAEVISLSRAMGTGSSAVRDALLDVAGADLPRLLADTGYHPHGLRELREAIAAHYGDGGLPTTAEQIVVTTGATQALGLAVRLFVRRGSTVIVEAPNWPGCLDVLREAGARLVGVRLDEEGMRIQELAEAIQRHRPDLVYLMPTFHNPTGTLMSAPRRRWIADLCARHGVPVVEDNAYCSTIGVEPPSPLAAFAPEGSTVVSVGSLTKTVWAGLRIGWARADADLVRRLARLKALADLGCPVIDQAVAARLLPRWDDLSREHAELLSRRLDLLRRLLSRRLPSWRWRDPDGGSALWIELPDTDAADFAHVALRHGVEVTAGAASEVAGDDDAAGAFGAWIRLPFTFAEDVLTEAVDRLATAWERMEAGKRA
- a CDS encoding MBL fold metallo-hydrolase codes for the protein MTLRQLSGRAWWYPADPDPAKVRGGVGVIADPDGSTVVDAGQSPAHARQVQAAIAEAGLPAARRLVYTHHHWDHTWGACAWDDVEIIGHDSGAALLANEARRPWSHEYLAEQMKADPLLEPSFSARAAAMDGWDDFTIVPPHTTFSDSLWVPGGIEVRHVGGQHTVDSTIVIDRESSVAFLGDCFYPPPYHLRQPGDTHDVGMIRALLAENLEWYVDSHSEPRRRSSIAA